Proteins found in one Pelmatolapia mariae isolate MD_Pm_ZW linkage group LG7, Pm_UMD_F_2, whole genome shotgun sequence genomic segment:
- the LOC134630951 gene encoding progestin and adipoQ receptor family member 3-like isoform X2: protein MLCSVGYHLFSCHRSEKTCRRWLALDYAGISVGILGCYVPGIFYAFYCNAFWQQVYLLTVLSLILAVFSAQVHPRYLSNDWRWIRMTIFCCVAGVGTIPACHWVWLNGGFTSDVVQLFLPRVIIMYLIAGSAFLFYVTKIPERYFPGQLNYLGASHQVWHVLVVAMFYWWHQTAVYIMHFRHSQSCPAQTTRS from the exons ATGCTGTGTTCAGTGGGGTATCACCTGTTCTCGTGTCATCGATCGGAGAAGACTTGCCGCCGCTGGCTGGCGTTGGACTATGCAGGCATTTCTGTTGGCATCCTGGGCTGCTATGTACCTGGGATCTTTTACGCTTTCTATTGTAACGCT TTTTGGCAGCAGGTCTACCTGCTGACAGTGCTGTCCCTGATCCTGGCTGTCTTCAGCGCTCAGGTCCACCCTCGTTACCTCAGCAATGACTGGCGTTGGATACGGATGACAATCTTCTGTTGCGTGGCAGGTGTTGGTACGATTCCTGCCTGCCACTGGGTCTGGCTCAATGGTGGTTTCACCTCCGATGTTGTGCAG CTGTTTCTGCCCCGAGTTATAATAATGTACTTGATTGCTGGTTCTGCCTTCCTGTTCTACGTCACCAAAATCCCTGAGCGATATTTTCCTG gccagctgaactacctggGCGCCAGCCACCAGGTGTGGCACGTACTTGTGGTGGCTATGTTTTACTGGTGGCATCAGACCGCTGTGTACATCATGCACTTTAGACACAGCCAGTCTTGCCCAGCGCAGACCACCAGGAGCTAA